A window of the Roseburia sp. 831b genome harbors these coding sequences:
- the rpmG gene encoding 50S ribosomal protein L33, whose translation MRTKITLACTECQRRNYNMTKDKKAHPDRMETKKYCRFCKTHTLHKETK comes from the coding sequence GTGCGCACTAAGATTACATTGGCATGTACAGAGTGTCAGAGACGTAATTACAACATGACAAAAGACAAGAAAGCTCATCCAGACAGAATGGAGACCAAAAAGTATTGTAGATTCTGCAAGACTCATACATTACACAAGGAAACCAAATAG
- the secE gene encoding preprotein translocase subunit SecE, whose amino-acid sequence MGETEKLEKAPKTSWFGGLKAEFQKIIWPEKKSLARQTTAVIAVSVVLGLLIALMDTVIQYGVDFLVNL is encoded by the coding sequence ATGGGAGAAACCGAAAAATTAGAAAAAGCTCCAAAAACGAGCTGGTTTGGCGGTCTCAAGGCTGAATTTCAGAAGATTATTTGGCCGGAAAAGAAATCACTTGCAAGACAGACGACAGCAGTTATCGCTGTTTCTGTTGTATTAGGTCTTTTAATCGCTTTAATGGATACCGTAATCCAGTATGGCGTTGATTTCCTGGTAAATTTATAA